AGATACAAATCAATGGAAGTTGGGTGATATTATTCATTCCAATCCCTTAGCGGTTGGCCTACCGGTTTTATACTATCCCGATCAAGAATACACAAAATTTAGCAAAGAGAATTCAACGAGAACCCTCGTGGTATACTTTGGCTCTAATGATGGAGTTTTCCATTGTGTCAGAATGGCAAAATGGACTAAAGGGGTAGTAACGGAAAGGGGGACATTTAGTATGTACACAAGCGATACCAGTGCGAGGGAACTCTGGTCATTCATTCCCAATGGGTTATTGGGAAAGCTTAAGGATACAACAGAAAAAGACCATAAATACACAGCCGATGGCTTATTGAGGGCAATTGATTTCTGGGATAATCAAGAGAAAAAATACAAAACCCTCTTAGTCGGTGTTTTAAGGACAGGTGGGCAATCTATTTTTGCCATTGATATTACCGATCCATATTATCCAAAGCTCCTTTGGGAAAAGAACAATCTTACCAATCCAGAAGAATTTGAAAGGATTGGAGAGACATTTTCTGCCCCTGCTTTAGGAATGCTGGAAGAGGGATTGGATAAAAATAACCGATGGGTGGGAATCTTTGGCTCTGGCTTACATCCAAATGGGATAAGGAATATCGCAGATAAATGTGCATACCTTACTGTGATAAACCTTAAAGATGGAAGCATTATAAAGCAGATTAGGGTTTCCGAGAAGGTAGGTAATATCACCTCTGATCTATCCTGTATGAGGGGTAGAGATGGTGAATTAAAGAGGATATCCTTTGGTGATTACTTTGGATGTGTCTTTAGAATAGACCTTCGCACCGAAGGCCTAGTCAGTTCATTTTTAAGCAAAGGAGAGCTTTCTGAGGGCTCTGATTTATTCTTCAAGCCCGCTGATTACAATAGCTCTAATCTCTGGACAGGAAGCCCTCCAGAAAGGCCTGTTCCCACTATGCCTGTATTTGGAAATGTAGATGTTTCTCAATTTCCTGCAGACTGGTGGTGTTGGCTATACTTTCCCACCGGTGATTATGATGTCTATGATGAAAATTATCCCCATCAAAGGGTCTATGCCTTAGATGAGAAAAAACCCCTTCCCTATAACGATATCATAGGCCTTACTAATATGACAGATTCTTCAAAATCAAATCCCAATAATAATAGCTACTATATTGAGCTTGGCCATGATGATCCAAAGGATTATGCAACCACAGGTGCTACAAGCCCAAAGGATAGGAATGAACGGTGCATCTCTCCCGTAGAGGTCTTTAATTTTATCCTCTTCTTTACCACATTTACACCAAACTCTAATATATGTGAGGGTGGCCTTACCAGGTTCTATGCGGTTAGATTTACCTCAGGCGAGGTTTATCAAGACCTTATCGGGGCAGTGGCTGGAAAGGAAGATGTAAGGAGCGTTGCCTATCCCGATGTGGGTGTTCCATCTACAACCATGATCTATCCAGGAGGAGAAGCATCGGGACCATCAGGTGGAATAATGAATACAGGCACAGGTGAGATAATGCAGGTTCCCCTATCCTCTATCTTTCCTCCCGTAGATATACGTTTATGGAGGGAAGTAAGATAGAAATTTTAAATGTTGAATTTTGAATGTTAAATTATGAAGAAAGATAACTTAATTCAAGAAAAAAGTTTTTAGAAATTGAAAGTATAATCAATATTTTGACTAAAATTGTAAGAACAAGTTCTAAATCAATTTAATATGATTTATAATTCAAAATTCAAAATTCAAAATTCAAAATTTACCGGGTATACCCTATTAGAAATTATGGTGGTTGTTTCTATACTGGGAATAGCCCTTGCTGTGATTACCCCAAATATGCTGGGAAGGGCCAGGAGGACAAGCCTGGAATCCTCCCTTTCAGCCTTAGCCGGTGATATGAAAAAGGCAAGGGCAGAGGCAATGTCTTTTGGAACAAGGACAGTCCTCCTGACCGTTGGCTCAGAAACCTCAGGACCAGAAGACCTTGATCAGGATGGAAGAAAAGAGGAGCATTACATCTGCTTTATTGACAATGATCGAAATGGAGCATTTACCCTTAATGTTGATCAGGTTTTATACAAGAAGAACTGGGGTAATGTTGAGGTAGGAATAAATACCCTATCGCCGATTATCTTTCTTCCCCAGGGAACCATAGTTCCTAATGGACAAGCGCCACGGGCTTTAAATATAAAATTTCCTAACTACAAGTCTGAATATTCCCTTGAGCTTTTATCAATCCTTGGAATGACAAGGATTGTAAGAATAAGATTATGAATTTTGAATGTTGAATTTTGAATTAAAAAAGGAAAAACTTTATATAAAATTATGAATTTTGAATGTTGAATTTTGAATTAAAAGGGGAAAATTTTATAAAACTTAAACCTTCAATCCAA
The bacterium genome window above contains:
- a CDS encoding GspH/FimT family pseudopilin, with product MIYNSKFKIQNSKFTGYTLLEIMVVVSILGIALAVITPNMLGRARRTSLESSLSALAGDMKKARAEAMSFGTRTVLLTVGSETSGPEDLDQDGRKEEHYICFIDNDRNGAFTLNVDQVLYKKNWGNVEVGINTLSPIIFLPQGTIVPNGQAPRALNIKFPNYKSEYSLELLSILGMTRIVRIRL